The following are from one region of the Cataglyphis hispanica isolate Lineage 1 chromosome 16, ULB_Chis1_1.0, whole genome shotgun sequence genome:
- the LOC126855446 gene encoding protein unc-79 homolog isoform X2, giving the protein MGTRFAAYSLKLTSLHDYYQRLLHGTQPMPSGLDIANTLKYFSQTLLSLLKEVREMPFEMLKSQQFDGERMALYPNLDYKQLYNALTQLIDVVPLIHIGLQAFGKALLQCLACLLPFLDHDLIDNLSYLTASTISVLPMELHEEIVNYLCFYILPFTITRKVEASDNNAASQSVAAVIMMVFQYSNNPAHHCQLLECLMALKPGVVKDILCVIAYGTAPARASAAKLLFYYWPSFNPNLFDRRAVLVKFANDLTPFVCQRDSCPNAGNAEAGKVCYDHRISIIFATESPPPLYLCIECANEIHREHPNQMFNDILHPMQQVSMVCENKNCRAADKSAISICFSTECASYNGNHPIRYCQQCHNIRHNNRRGGDHVYHMALPHISQLDSQAQTYMVQAIVSLLKEAEPQNIDSNRDITEMSAVNKGGIGFPGGGVGGGGGAVGSTFGSHCDPTSLEERQLLGRYGVWLLVGLCTPNEDTPVEILGRLLSMLFHWFHVTAYCFDGIEKRLIHLIFSVGQAESALEKLKTEHVCGWLSEVMKTHYEVFISCLLPHPADYVRVGGHWETLASRTSHLKDGLHRLFCLVPYEVITPDVWDYVMPHWMEAVVNDVPEHELQELKIILSKILDRDMNSLGFDTKKMYNFVAKRFVNTSAKIQEQALNWLQTLTMLEITMPLDQLFSIFSDGVTVMQSMSCAESELKPSKSTKENDGNITCSMVENDSGKSTPLSDDMVPTSRHMEFSTNAELNLSCCILMLDILLKQMELQNMDKHTGINTWICRDACRLMKSIVASNWHNCHICDASDTECTYCESRVIWHQLCLQLITYMAPENPAYPPDTIVDETVEDHGRKSSPETTKKSDSKPDVVINMPVPEMHSVGGVLVHMPHIMTATVETVSEQLDLAAIMPTEKVMSAVARTVTLSETDVATATVSVAKPHLIGENDEPVNLSPEADLDDFWHTSVGKFRFTIEELPEQLQYIHKLLKEIMTIDKPDILYYMLQCLNIMCLYGDAFNMAVKDHQGFFIWCQENLLIKNLWELLNAEYSHIAQVTIPLLLHCVTLPCGTDTFWRLVQEEFHNSDWRVRFVAVERVTLIARFMDSTPLRNILSLQAALANAFCYLITSMDDNNVYVAQRATLYLGTIHDAAIRSLILCLETQFDSVIVDRPMVLQSLYQLHNSLSDRRILTWEFFLNRFDTLFLEAQISLEKSGDIAYLRDLKNTDLNSEVFMKKLHRAHEALSQSDGSGTSSVKTLSASFGTKWPYKRTMSAPASMIPRQDTKQEKEKVYSRQYSAPILKRKSSRFGLGQLLGSTPPNNSIPDGHIHSLNMVDEASALPGYTHKIVDLEEADKETMHLLIFLLMQFLSRQDQAYPTDEKPLSKTQGIVLRHLYLLLGYNQTERTFHTSPQRLRLSPVFNVFIANLPQLLDQNHVMGWVMTPPVLAILQHCPCPPQSIPPTDHQPPSYSLWYLEPHIRRSWLMSLLVILYKCQYGQQPWCNQLQALVKIVLNTLDMQHHQCKRIPATVVMAAPPSRSRDVSQPSLGMEHELTTNAMGEMDTETPPMRASMVSVHQRSPGGIHGQMETHWEENNGPACRYFNKHFTSYSINADDTESELAAIPESPKSDSTLHDSSGGSLGELEDTVPQNIFLQEPRTITSEGKSTTESNNRNINKSKTESLTKPIWFLGNEDEVYQGNKSGSQKKWSVYEGVKMMVTGTFLTGQQELPKFQSKTTVMPSLKNEKKEHLPYNGDTISSKPFNLSSALAVATSISQIQRSDYQIGLPKGKEKEKERENEKEREKEKDKEKDKENKKEKEKEKEEDKTFVKIAGTVNNLESLNAKHLGRQKHVEQITITATSPVSPCQVITVTNSDHSSSPALSSSISSQIISMENGQQTGVFPVSPQPLMTTPTVERLLPIGTIVRATGSRTAQRVLKCEDTYGSPESPLSKMDILTVSSSFEQDSETCMSSDITSPHSVSQLEFPTPERLLPVGGPYRDFPSLVERVRHALDISVIEDTNKSNDNWKHDTRDVILTKQDSGTSENMSASLVPTCNEINSSRSPSPRRLIKQVALESSPPAVDTGDFLSKVADYDQKIKSRDQFRIQRDRIRKITTTTEQDAITHARRTESWSGPQVQQNLDFVSQQAYHADFNLKQSLFRIGDDCVYDRCSECGTIKEEYSDEELGLCIITLGTFIHREPSLAAPLLPEILGVVTKVGLNAMYPWQSETNMHLPGGAVSVAHQFLRCVLHQLAPNGVFMQMFQTHLNETTRLQFFKSVAQALVDFNELNPIAPLQLLLETLNMKKSLPLERLPIILYNIACYLDCLPLEAGLGPGAATWSGLLAQFDGLFRRLVLMLSSIEDITPLLRIIISILKVPGIQQSKGMLDPFSKVLSYAIQNSTLQYNYLTDLCYLCHRGFTRDRDKHFFGRTIVFELIQAIKFKITIPDSNFLLLLQFVLQDIGGSLPNTIIAMENNIQADMSPIYNTNASESLKSQLSDILEFLADFHTLSKIKSYSKGMQAGLNEDTLGGTLKCGLAQYVALEITRGNNRENRAVARYLPWLYTAPSTIQQGAREFVDCIGHIRLLSWLLLGSLTHIAMFAGNTNTHSTIPLAQPIPQEVSCHIADHIQMIFSGFPEQSKTSVLHMSSLFHAFILCQLWTIYLEELSKNNASNSESHNITMNILLEFWGKITPCILQLVSYSKALSEMLNLHFLSLLEALLECGSILLSKLLPLWNAILFSHHVQLPGHLQVRLQNCRDFPPSRMAEHFVSNRRESNAVLLRWLHRLQFKMGQIEMQSSTATQFYSI; this is encoded by the exons ATGGGAACTAGATTTGCAGCCT acAGTTTAAAACTGACTAGTCTACATGATTATTATCAACGGCTACTTCACGGGACTCAGCCGATGCCTTCTGGCTTGGACATTGCAAAcacactaaaatatttttctcaaacttTACTAT cTCTGTTAAAAGAAGTACGCGAAATGCCATTTGAGATGCTCAAGTCGCAGCAGTTTGATGGAGAACGAATGGCATTGTATCCAAATTTGGATTATAAACAACTTTATAATGCGTTAACGCAACTTATTGATGTTGTACCATTGATCCACATAGGCTTGCAAG caTTTGGAAAAGCTTTATTGCAATGTCTAGCATGCCTGCTGCCATTCCTCGATCATGATCTAATTgacaatttatcatatttaactGCTAGCACAATATCAGTACTTCCTATGGAATTGCATGAAGAAATCGTCAATTACCtctgtttttacattttgccaTTTACTATCA CGAGAAAAGTTGAAGCTAGTGACAACAATGCTGCTAGTCAGTCAGTAGCTGCTGTTATAATGATGGTGTttcaatattctaataatcCAG caCATCACTGTCAACTGCTGGAATGTCTGATGGCTTTGAAACCAGGAGTTGTAAAAGATATACTTTGCGTCATCGCTTATGGTACTGCACCAGCGAGAGCATCGGCTGCGAAATTGCTCTTTTATTACTGGCCGTCATttaatccaaatttatttgacCGCCGTGCTGTATTGGTAAAATTTGCGA ATGATCTCACTCCGTTTGTATGTCAACGGGATAGTTGTCCCAATGCTGGCAATGCGGAAGCTGGTAAAGTTTGTTATGATCATCGCATTTCCATTATATTTGCCACTGAATCTCCGCCACCTCTCTATCTTTGTATCGAATGCGCGAACGAGATCCATCGAGAGCATCCGAATCAAATGTTTAACGATATTTTACATCCAATGCAACAGGTATCCATGGTTTGTGAAAATAAG AATTGTAGAGCAGCTGATAAATCGGCCATTAGCATTTGTTTTTCGACCGAATGCGCGAGTTACAATGGAAATCATCCTATACGATATTGTCAGCAATGTCACAATATTCGTCACAATAATCGTCGTGGTGGTGATCATGTTTATCATATGGCGCTTCCACACATCTCGCAACTGGATTCGCAAGCGCAAACTTATATGGTTCAAGCGATCGTCAG TTTGCTTAAGGAAGCTGAACCGCAAAATATCGATAGTAATCGGGATATAACGGAAATGAGTGCTGTCAACAAGGGAGGCATAGGATTCCCAGGAGGAGGTGTAGGCGGCGGTGGTGGAGCTGTTGGAAGTACTTTTGGAAGTCACTGCGATCCTACGAGTTTAGAAGAGCGACAACTTCTCGGCAGATATGGCGTATGGCTGCTTGTGGGACTTTGTACTCCTAATGAGGATACTCCGGTTGAAATACTGGGCCGTTTATTGTCAATGTTATTTCATTGGTTTCATGTCACTGCCTACTGTTTCGATGGTATTGAAAAAAGACTTATACACCTTATCTTTTCTGTTG gcCAAGCAGAAAGCGCGctcgagaaattaaaaacagaaCACGTTTGTGGCTGGCTTTCGGAAGTTATGAAGACGCATTATGAAGTATTCATTTCCTGTCTTTTACCGCATCCTGCGGATTATGTCAGGGTTGGGGGTCACTG GGAAACCTTAGCTTCACGAACGTCACATTTGAAAGACGGATTACATCGATTATTCTGTTTGGTACCGTACGAAGTGATTACGCCCGATGTATGGGATTATGTGATGCCGCATTGGATGGAAGCAGTAGTAAATGATGTTCCCGAACATGAACTTcaagagttaaaaataatattgag TAAAATTTTGGATCGAGACATGAATTCTTTGGGATTTGACACGAAGAAGATGTACAACTTCGTAGCGAAGCGATTTGTTAATACAAGCGCAAAAATACAAGAACAGGCCCTTAATTGGTTGCAGACGCTTACTATGCTGGAAATAACAATGCCCCTAGACCAATTGTTTTCAATATTCAGTGATGGAGTTACCGTGATGCAATCGATGAGTTGTGCAGAATCAGAGCTAAAACCAAGCAAATCTACAAAGGAAAACGATGgaaatattacat GTTCCATGGTGGAAAATGATTCGGGAAAGTCGACACCACTTTCTGATGATATGGTACCAACATCAAGACATATGGAATTTTCGACAAACGCTGAACTTAATTTATCTTGTTGTATTCTTATGcttgatatattattgaaacag ATGGAGCTTCAAAATATGGATAAGCATACTGGAATTAATACATGGATTTGCAGAGATGCTTGTCGTTTAATGAAATCCATAGTTGCATCTAATTGGCACAACTGTCATATATGCGATGCGTCAGACACCGAATGCACTTATTGCGAATCGAGGGTGATTTGGCATCAATTGTGTTTGCAATTGATTACATACATGGCTCCGGAAAATCCGGCGTATCCTCCTGAT ACAATTGTAGATGAGACTGTAGAAGATCATGGCCGTAAGAGCTCACCGGAAACGACAAAAAAGAGTGATTCAAAACCGGATGTAGTTATCAACATGCCGGTGCCGGAAATGCATTCTGTAGGCGGAGTTTTAGTTCATATGCCACAC ATTATGACAGCCACAGTAGAGACAGTTTCGGAACAGCTGGATCTTGCAGCTATAATGCCAACAGAAAAGGTCATGTCCGCTGTCGCGAGAACGGTTACGTTATCAGAAACTGATGTTG CAACTGCAACGGTAAGCGTGGCAAAACCTCATTTGATTGGCGAAAACGATGAGCCTGTGAACCTAAGTCCAGAAGCTGATTTAGATGATTTTTGGCATACCTCTGTAGGGAAGTTTCGTTTTACGATAGAAGAATTGCCAGAACAACTTCAATACATTCATAAACTATTGAAg GAGATAATGACAATCGATAAACCTGATATTCTTTACTATATGTTACAATGCTTGAACATAATGTGCTTATACGGCGATGCGTTTAACATGGCGGTGAAGGATCATCAAGGATTCTTTATATGGTGCCAGGAAaacttgttaataaaaaa ttTATGGGAGCTCCTAAATGCAGAGTATTCGCATATAGCACAAGTGACTATTCCATTATTACTACATTGTGTGACATTACCTTGTGGCACTGATACTTTTTGGCGGCTTGTACAAGAAGAATTTCACAATTCTGATTGGCGCGTTAGATTTGTCGCAG TTGAACGTGTTACGTTAATTGCAAGATTTATGGACTCAACGCCATTACGGAACATATTGAGTCTTCAAGCTGCATTAGCAAATGCTTTTTGTTATTTGATTACAAGTATGGATGATAATAATGTGTATGTTGCACAACGTGCAACCTTATATCTTGGAACTATTCATGATGCAGCAATTAGG TCGTTAATTTTATGTCTGGAGACACAATTCGATTCCGTAATCGTAGATCGGCCGATGGTATTACAATCGCTTTACCAACTACACAACAGTCTTAGTGATCGTCGTATTTTAACATgggaatttttcttaaatcgaTTCGATACATTATTCCTCGAAGCCCAAATCAGTTTGGAGAAATCGGGAGATATAGCTTATTTGCGCG atctaaaaaatacagatttaaaTAGCGAAGTGTTTATGAAGAAATTGCATCGCGCGCACGAAGCACTATCTCAATCTGATGGTAGCGGGACAAGCTCTGTAAAAACGCTGAGCGCAAGTTTTGGCACAAAATGGCCATATAAACGTACAATGTCCGCGCCCGCATCGATGATACCTCGACAAGATACTAAACaag AAAAGGAAAAGGTGTACAGCCGACAATATTCCGCGCCCATCTTGAAAAGGAAGAGCTCGAGATTTGGACTGGGTCAGTTATTGGGGTCTACCCCACCTAATAACAGTATCCCAG ATGGTCATATACATTCACTGAACATGGTCGATGAAGCAAGCGCATTACCAGGATACACGCATAAAATTGTGGATCTTGAAGAAGCAGATAAAGAAACGATGCATCTGCTAATTTTTCTGTTGATGCAATTTCTTTCGAGACAAGATCAG GCTTATCCAACGGATGAGAAGCCACTATCGAAAACACAGGGTATAGTTTTGCGACACTTGTATCTTCTTTTAGGATATAATCAGACTGAACGCACTTTCCATACTTCTCCACAACGTCTAAg gCTGTCACCAGTGTTTAACGTTTTTATCGCCAACTTACCACAACTCTTAGATCAGAATCATGTTATGGGTTGGGTAATGACGCCACCAGTTTTGGCAATATTACAACATTGCCCGTGCCCTCCACAATCTATACCTCCCACTGATCATCAACCACCGAGTTACAGTCTTTGGTATTTGGAGCCACACATCAGGCGATCTTGGTTGATGTCTCtgcttgttattttatataag TGTCAGTATGGGCAACAACCATGGTGTAATCAACTTCAAGCATTAGTGAAAATAGTGTTGAATACGCTCGACATGCAGCATCATCAATGTAAAAGAATTCCAGCGACTGTAGTTATGGCTGCGCCACCTTCCAGATCACgtg ATGTATCTCAACCCTCACTCGGAATGGAGCACGAATTGACAACGAATGCAATGGGAGAGATGGATACGGAAACTCCGCCAATGCGCGCATCAATGGTCTCAGTGCATCAACGGAGTCCTGGAGGGATACACGGACAAATGGAGACACATTGGGAAGAAAATAATGGTCCAGCCTGTCGTTATTTCAACAAACATTTTACTAG CTATTCGATTAATGCGGATGATACGGAGTCCGAGTTGGCCGCGATTCCTGAAAGTCCCAAATCTGACAGCACCTTACATGATAGCAGCGGAGGATCTCTCGGCGAATTAGAGGATACAGTtccgcaaaatatatttcttcaagaGCCACGTACGATTACATCGGAAGGAAAAAGTACAACTGAATCAAATAATCGAAACATTAATAAGTCGAAAACAGAATCTCTGACAAAACCTATATGGTTTTTAGGAAACGAAGACGAAGTTTATCAG GGAAATAAAAGTGGCTCTCAAAAAAAATGGAGTGTGTATGAAGGAGTAAAAATGATGGTAACAGGCACTTTTCTAACTGGACAACAAGAACTTCCAAAATTCCAATCTAAAACAACTGTTATGCCATCgctaaagaatgaaaaaaaagaacacttGCCATATAATGGAGATACTATTTCATCAAAACCATTTAATCTGTCAAGCGCCTTAGCTGTTGCTACGAGCATTTCTCAGATCCAAAG gtCTGATTACCAGATCGGATTACCAAAgggaaaagagaaggagaaagaaagagagaatgaaaaagagagagagaaagaaaaggataaagaaaaggacaaagaaaataaaaaggagaaagagaaagaaaaggaggaaGATAAAAcgtttgtaaaaattgcagGCACTGTCAACAATTTGGAATCACTGAATGCAAAGCATTTAGGTAGACAAAAGCATGTGGAACAAATCACAATTACAGCAACATCGCCAGTTTCACCTTGTCAAGTGATTACAGTGACCAACAGCGATCATTCGAGTTCACCAGCACTGAGTTCTTCTATATCATCACAAATCATAAGTATGGAGAATGGACAACAAACAGGTGTCTTTCCAGTTAGTCCACAACCCTTGATGACTACTCCAACAGTCGAAAGATTATTGCCCATTGGTACAATAGTTCGCGCAACTG GATCGCGAACTGCGCAACGTGTACTAAAATGCGAAGATACATATGGCTCCCCGGAATCACCATTATCAAAAATGGATATTTTGACAGTCA GTTCTTCATTTGAACAAGATAGCGAGACTTGCATGTCCAGCGACATTACGAGTCCACATAGCGTTTCTCAGCTAGAGTTTCCAACGCCGGAACGATTGCTACCGGTTGGCGGTCCTTACAGAGATTTCCCCAGTCTAGTCGAACGAGTACGTCATGCTCTCGATATCTCGGTTATTGAAG atACAAATAAATCGAATGATAATTGGAAACACGATACTCGTGATGTGATACTCACGAAGCAGGATAGCGGAACATCCGAAAATATG TCAGCGTCACTTGTACCGACATGCAATGAAATTAATTCGAGTAGATCACCAAGTCCGAGAAGATTGATTAAACAAGTTGCTCTGGAATCATCGCCACCAGCGGTTGATACCGGAGATTTTCTCTCGAAAGTAGCAGATTACGATCAGAAGATTAAATCGAGAGATCAATTTCGTATTCAACGTGACAGGATACGGAAGATCACAACTACAACGGAACAAGATGCGATTACTCATGCGAGACGGACAGAGTCCTG GTCTGGCCCACAAGTTCAACAAAATTTAGACTTTGTCTCTCAACAAGCATATCATgcagatttcaatttaaagcaGAGCTTATTTCGCATTGGTGACGATTGCGTTTATGATAG GTGCTCAGAATGCGGAACGATCAAGGAAGAGTATTCCGATGAAGAGCTTGGATTGTGTATAATAACCTTGGGAACGTTTATTCATCGAGAACCATCTTTAGCAGCACCATTATTACCGGAAATACTCGGCGTAGTTACCAA AGTTGGGCTTAACGCAATGTATCCTTGGCAAAGCGAAACTAATATGCATCTACCAGGTGGTGCGGTTAGCGTAGCGCATCAATTTCTTAGATGCGTTCTTCATCAATTAGCACCTAATGGAGtatttatgcaaatgtttCAAACTCATTTAAATG AGACGACaagattacaatttttcaaaagtgtCGCGCAAGCTTTAGTCGATTTTAACGAATTAAATCCCATTGCGCCTTTGCAATTATTGCTCGAG AcactaaatatgaaaaaatcattACCATTGGAACGGCTaccgataatattatataatattgcgtgTTACTTGGATTGTTTACCATTGGAAGCAGGATTGGGTCCTGGTGCAGCCACGTGGAGTGGGTTGTTGGCACAATTTGATGGATTATTTCGAAGACTCGTTCTTATGCTTTCTTCCATTGAAGATATCACTCCTCTCttgcgaataataatttccataTTGAAGGTACCAGGGATTCAACAATCAaag gGAATGCTGGATCCATTTTCCAAAGTATTGAGTTATGCCATACAAAATTCAACATTgcagtataattatttaacagatCTATGCTACTTGTGTCACAGAGGATTTACTCGTGATCGTGATAAACACTTTTTTGGAAGAACAATTGTATTCGAATTAATTCAggctattaaatttaaaattacaataccggattcaaattttttgttacttcTTCAATTTGTGCTTCag GATATTGGAGGATCCTTGCCTAATACTATTATCGcgatggaaaataatattcaagcaGATATGTCACCAATCTACAATACAAACGCGTCTGAATCTCTAAAAAGTCAGTTATCAGATATCCTTGAATTTTTAGCTGATTTTCACACTTTAAGCAAAATCAAG agTTATAGCAAAGGTATGCAGGCTGGACTGAACGAAGATACGTTAGGTGGAACATTAAAGTGTGGTCTTGCTCAATATGTGGCTTTAGAAATTACGAGAGGCAATAACAGAGAAAACAGAGCTGTCGCGCGTTACTTGCCATGGTTATATACCGCACCATCTACTATACAACAAGG TGCTCGTGAATTCGTCGATTGTATCGGCCATATTAGACTTTTATCCTGGTTACTATTGGGATCATTAACACACATTGCCATGTTTGCTGGCAACACGAATACTCATTCAACGATACCGTTGGCGCAACCGATACCTCAAGAAGTATCTTGCCACATTGCCGATCACATACAAATGATTTTCTCAGGATTTCCCGAACAATCGAAAACATCAGTTCTCCACATGTCGTCGCTCTTTCATGCGTTTATTCTTTGTCAA CTTTGGACGATCTATTTGGAAGAACTGTCAAAGAATAACGCATCAAACAGCGAGAGTCACAATATCACTAtgaatattttgttagaaTTTTGGGGCAAGATAACGCCATGCATTTTGCAACTCGTTTCTTATTCGAAAGCC ctatCTGAAATGCTCAATTTGCACTTCTTGAGCTTATTAGAGGCTTTATTGGAATGCGGATCCATTCTATTAAGTAAATTGCTGCCTTTATGGAATGCCATCTTATTTTCTCATCATGTTcaa ctACCTGGTCATTTACAAGTGCGTTTGCAGAATTGTCGCGATTTTCCTCCAAGCAGAATGGCGGAACATTTTGTTTCAAACCGAAGAGAATCGAATGCAGTACTTTTACGATGGTTACATCGATTACAGTTTAAAATGGGCCAAATTGAAATGCAATCCTCCACCGCCACGCAATTCTATTCCATTTAA